The Candidatus Hydrogenedentota bacterium genome window below encodes:
- a CDS encoding alpha-mannosidase yields the protein MKRLHLLCNAHLDPVWMWEWEEGAAETLSTFRTAADLCEKFGAFVFNHNEAVLYEWVETYEPELFARIQRLVRDGRWHIMGGWFLQPDCNMPSGESLVRHALAGRTYFREKFGVAPTTAINFDPFGHSRGIVQILAKSGYDAYLFGRPDQNDCPLPDSDFIWVGYDGSEVAGHRFIAWYNSQLGKARGKIEKFMEDNAARETGLVLWGVGNHGGGPSHKDLEDLTALIAESKDVEIVHSTPERYFAEIAASGPPRGRHAADLNAWGVGCYTSQVRLKQKHRLLEGELFAMEKMASTAALNGVAECPAAALREARRDLLFGQFHDILPGSSIQPVEDAALRLFDHGLELLSRERARLFFALASGQPRAPEGQIPVFAWNPHPFPVRGVFECEFNLPDANWEEQYTLPVVRRNGAALPCQCEQQHGNINLDWRKRVVFEAELAPNTMNRFECTLERVLPAKPKPEIAPENGVLRFDNGALAVDINCATGLADRFAVGGRGVLGPGAFLPLVMKDDADPWGMRYNGWREPVGHFTPLSPEKAAEIAGVAGTLDPVRVIEDGDARTVVEALLGYNDSFLALTYRLPKAGTEVEVQARVFWNEKDRLLKLVMPSALASPKYAGQVVFGRDELPGADRECVAQQWTAVLSEADGLAFTCINEGSHGSDFMDGAMRLSLLRSPAYSGHPIWERPVTPQDRLTPRQDQGERLFRFWFNAGPLAERMDAVDREALARNQKPFVLSFFPTGAGTAPALPVVTLGDDVTVLSAFKEAEDGNGHILRIFEPTGRARETVVNLPPLGISQPVSLGAFEVKTLRLFPGAKALVETDMMENPL from the coding sequence ATGAAACGCCTTCATCTGCTCTGCAACGCGCACCTTGACCCGGTCTGGATGTGGGAATGGGAGGAGGGGGCCGCCGAGACCCTGTCCACCTTCCGCACGGCCGCCGACCTGTGCGAGAAGTTCGGCGCGTTTGTCTTCAACCACAACGAGGCCGTCCTGTACGAGTGGGTGGAGACCTACGAGCCTGAGCTGTTTGCGCGCATCCAGCGGCTGGTGCGCGACGGACGCTGGCACATCATGGGCGGGTGGTTTCTCCAGCCGGACTGCAACATGCCCTCCGGCGAGTCGCTGGTGCGCCACGCCCTCGCGGGGCGGACCTATTTCCGCGAGAAGTTCGGCGTCGCGCCGACGACCGCCATCAACTTTGACCCCTTCGGCCACAGCCGGGGCATTGTGCAGATCCTCGCCAAGTCGGGGTATGACGCCTATCTTTTCGGACGGCCCGACCAGAACGACTGCCCCCTGCCGGACAGCGACTTCATCTGGGTTGGCTACGACGGATCCGAGGTGGCGGGGCACCGATTCATTGCGTGGTACAACTCCCAGCTCGGCAAGGCGCGCGGGAAGATCGAGAAATTCATGGAGGACAACGCCGCGCGGGAGACCGGGCTGGTGCTCTGGGGCGTCGGCAACCACGGCGGCGGCCCGTCGCACAAGGATTTGGAGGACCTCACGGCCCTCATCGCGGAATCGAAAGACGTGGAGATTGTCCACAGCACGCCGGAGCGGTACTTCGCCGAGATTGCGGCGTCCGGGCCGCCCCGCGGGCGCCACGCGGCTGACCTGAACGCGTGGGGCGTGGGCTGCTACACCTCGCAGGTGCGCCTGAAGCAGAAGCACCGCCTGCTGGAGGGCGAGCTGTTCGCCATGGAGAAGATGGCGTCCACGGCGGCGCTGAACGGCGTTGCGGAGTGCCCCGCCGCCGCCCTCCGCGAGGCGCGGCGCGACCTGCTCTTCGGCCAGTTCCATGACATCCTCCCCGGGTCGTCCATCCAGCCCGTCGAGGATGCGGCTCTCCGCCTCTTCGACCACGGCCTGGAGCTGCTTTCCCGCGAGCGGGCGCGCCTTTTCTTCGCCCTGGCCTCGGGCCAGCCGCGCGCCCCGGAGGGGCAGATTCCCGTGTTTGCGTGGAACCCGCACCCCTTCCCGGTGCGCGGCGTCTTCGAGTGCGAGTTCAACCTGCCCGACGCCAACTGGGAGGAGCAGTACACCCTGCCCGTGGTCCGGCGGAACGGCGCGGCCCTGCCCTGCCAGTGCGAGCAGCAGCACGGCAACATCAACCTCGACTGGCGCAAGCGGGTGGTCTTCGAGGCGGAGCTGGCCCCGAACACGATGAACCGGTTTGAATGCACCCTGGAGCGGGTGCTGCCCGCCAAGCCGAAACCGGAAATCGCGCCGGAGAACGGCGTGCTCCGCTTCGACAACGGCGCCCTCGCCGTGGACATCAACTGCGCCACCGGCCTCGCCGACCGCTTCGCCGTCGGCGGGCGCGGCGTGCTCGGCCCGGGTGCCTTCCTGCCGCTGGTCATGAAGGACGACGCGGACCCGTGGGGCATGCGCTACAACGGCTGGCGCGAGCCTGTCGGGCACTTCACGCCCCTGTCGCCGGAGAAGGCCGCCGAGATCGCGGGCGTGGCCGGGACGCTCGACCCGGTCCGCGTGATCGAGGACGGCGACGCGCGCACGGTCGTCGAGGCGCTCCTGGGGTACAACGACTCCTTCCTCGCCCTGACCTACCGACTGCCCAAGGCGGGCACGGAGGTGGAGGTGCAGGCCCGCGTCTTCTGGAACGAGAAAGACCGCCTCCTCAAGCTTGTCATGCCCTCCGCGTTGGCGTCGCCCAAGTATGCGGGGCAGGTGGTTTTCGGGCGCGACGAGCTGCCCGGCGCCGACCGCGAGTGCGTGGCCCAGCAGTGGACCGCCGTGCTGTCGGAGGCCGACGGCCTCGCGTTCACCTGCATCAACGAGGGGAGCCACGGCTCCGACTTCATGGACGGCGCGATGCGGCTGTCCCTCCTGCGCTCGCCCGCCTACTCCGGCCACCCCATCTGGGAGCGCCCCGTCACCCCGCAGGACCGCCTGACCCCCCGTCAGGACCAGGGCGAGCGGCTGTTCCGGTTCTGGTTCAACGCCGGGCCGCTGGCGGAGCGGATGGACGCGGTGGACCGCGAGGCCCTCGCCCGCAACCAGAAGCCCTTCGTGCTGTCCTTCTTCCCCACCGGCGCAGGCACCGCGCCCGCGCTCCCCGTGGTCACGCTGGGGGACGACGTCACGGTGCTTTCCGCGTTCAAGGAGGCCGAGGACGGCAACGGCCATATCCTCCGCATCTTCGAGCCGACAGGCCGCGCGCGGGAGACAGTGGTGAACCTGCCCCCCCTGGGCATCAGCCAGCCCGTGTCCCTCGGCGCCTTCGAGGTGAAGACCCTGCGGCTTTTCCCCGGCGCAAAGGCCCTCGTGGAGACGGACATGATGGAGAACCCGCTCTGA
- a CDS encoding glycosyltransferase family 4 protein, giving the protein MPPIRVLHLFSNSKWTGPAEPALNICVALRGLGVDARFACAPDAGASVNMVVATARDRGIEPVLSFRLNKHRNPWHNFLDRRALRRWIAAERPDLIHCHLDNDHEISLAPAAAAGVPVVRSSYAGEGFPDTARHRRLVAGTALLLEPSELAQKNDTALFGIPGERTAVVPGAVDTERFDPRRETPDGRRRLNLPPDAFVLGIVARMQTHRHYEDLFEAFARLAAENSRAHLVVVGRGTHQETVGFEPVRRLGLADRVHFTGYIAGEDYVGMLRAFDAGVLLVPGSDGTCRAVREVLAMGKPMVVADRGMLAEIVADGQTGLVCDGTPDGLHAAFAALAADRARRSALGRNARAAAEAHHALPVQAGQVLSLYERVLRRTATA; this is encoded by the coding sequence ATGCCCCCGATCCGCGTGCTGCACCTGTTCAGCAACAGCAAGTGGACCGGGCCCGCGGAGCCCGCGCTGAACATCTGCGTTGCCCTGCGCGGCCTCGGTGTGGACGCCCGCTTCGCCTGCGCGCCTGATGCCGGGGCCTCCGTCAACATGGTTGTCGCCACGGCGCGGGACCGGGGCATCGAGCCGGTCCTCTCATTCCGCCTGAACAAGCACCGGAACCCCTGGCACAACTTCCTCGACCGGCGCGCCCTGCGCCGCTGGATCGCCGCCGAGCGGCCCGACCTGATCCACTGCCACCTCGACAACGACCACGAGATCTCCCTCGCCCCGGCCGCCGCCGCCGGCGTGCCCGTGGTGCGGTCGAGCTATGCGGGAGAAGGCTTCCCCGACACCGCGCGGCACCGCCGTCTGGTCGCCGGGACGGCCCTGCTTCTGGAGCCGTCGGAGCTCGCCCAAAAAAACGACACCGCGCTTTTCGGCATCCCCGGGGAGCGGACAGCCGTGGTGCCGGGCGCCGTGGACACGGAGCGCTTCGACCCGCGCCGTGAGACGCCCGACGGGCGGCGGCGGCTCAACCTGCCGCCCGACGCCTTCGTGCTGGGCATCGTCGCGCGCATGCAGACCCACCGCCACTACGAGGACTTGTTTGAGGCCTTCGCCCGCCTCGCGGCGGAGAATTCCCGGGCGCACCTCGTCGTGGTGGGGCGCGGCACCCACCAGGAGACCGTCGGCTTCGAGCCCGTCCGCCGCCTCGGCCTCGCGGACCGCGTCCACTTCACCGGCTACATCGCCGGGGAGGACTACGTCGGCATGCTCCGCGCCTTCGACGCGGGCGTGCTGCTGGTCCCCGGCAGCGACGGCACCTGCCGCGCCGTGCGCGAGGTGCTGGCCATGGGCAAACCCATGGTTGTCGCCGACCGGGGCATGCTCGCCGAAATCGTCGCCGACGGCCAGACCGGCCTCGTCTGCGACGGCACCCCCGACGGGCTCCACGCGGCCTTCGCCGCCCTCGCCGCCGACCGCGCACGGCGCTCCGCCCTCGGCCGCAACGCCCGCGCCGCCGCCGAGGCGCACCACGCCCTCCCCGTCCAGGCCGGACAGGTCCTCAGTCTCTACGAGCGGGTCTTGCGCCGCACGGCGACCGCTTGA
- the smc gene encoding chromosome segregation protein SMC, with translation MYFKQVELTGFKSFADRTVLPLEPGVTAVVGPNGCGKSNILDAMRWALGEQSAKALRGAHMQDVIFNGNSQRPATGMAEVSLTFDNADAALPVDFGEVQITRRVYRSGEGEYFINKAPCRLKDIQELFMDTGVGTNAYSLIGQGKIDLVISSRPEDRRFLFEEAAGIIKYKTRKRVAMRKLESADQNMLRLGDIIAEVERQMRSLKRQVNAAIRHREITQALRELEVRNAWLQFNELSGQIADLREKLAAATDTHGKLSADTSRLEAQEEEMNLQRIEGERELHERREREHAVDTEMERLESQAALLRQEIEFCSQRAQSAAEERLSLEERAKGFSQDKGAAGERAEALRAEIGRLEAALSEAQAARDAAAAETAGAEHRLEECRRTALDAVNLRNRFQTEIETLGATLAGVLQQLETLDTQSTSQEERRAQIAAQVGETRAKHAATEKDREKNAAERAKLEEKRRKAAARLAELNTKWQNLREERSAVESRVTSLKELRDSYEGFATGVRAVMMAKQRDFPGMGGIIGPVGDLISTDNTYLQAIEAALGGNINNVIVENADDAKAAIAFLKEHKAGRVTFLPLDTIRPGRHEEELSLRGVRGVIGLAIDRVQCEARLMPAVEYLLYNTVIVETIDDAIRIARTEKKYPRMVTLEGEMISPAGAVTGGRTQRDTQGLLGRTAEIEDLEKRAAQAKQDIAATVSEAAGITERQEAAAAQAKELDANENALRTTLNELGVLLARQSTELETLGKTGDQLQEQRERLARQQADLEARQAEARGRLETASGDDSAHEQRVAGARADLEARRTVLMERTAALSDLRVRLAELTQNLEEAARLREREEREHEQALREAEKRVGMAQEMRGRIAEIEKKIGGLLEAEKALSGDREAAHDLVLASQRAQQALMESVEALGKKLRGVRDRLNSAQKEIHRLELDCTQKEDRVQFFQERIAVEYGLALGSLTEEQVGEDDLDEREREERIRQHRQSLERLGNVNLAAIEEYETLEKREKFLKGQADDLSRARDALLGVVKRIDDTITQMFLDTFNEVARHFTDYFRRLFNGGQARIYLLDETDPLECGIEIEARPPGKKPQSISLLSGGEQAMTAIALLVSVFAAKPSPFCVLDEVDAPLDDANVKRFLDVIGEFTEHSQFIIITHNKETMARASALFGVTQQESGVSQIVSVRLEEARAAN, from the coding sequence ATGTACTTTAAACAGGTGGAATTGACGGGATTCAAGTCCTTCGCGGACCGGACGGTGCTGCCGCTGGAGCCGGGGGTGACGGCGGTGGTGGGCCCGAACGGGTGCGGCAAGAGCAACATCCTGGACGCGATGCGGTGGGCGCTGGGCGAGCAGAGCGCGAAGGCCCTGCGCGGCGCGCACATGCAGGACGTGATCTTCAACGGGAACAGCCAGCGCCCGGCGACGGGGATGGCGGAGGTCTCGCTGACCTTTGACAACGCGGACGCGGCGCTGCCGGTGGACTTCGGCGAGGTCCAGATCACCCGGCGGGTCTACCGCAGCGGCGAGGGCGAGTATTTCATCAACAAGGCCCCCTGCCGCCTGAAGGACATCCAGGAGCTGTTCATGGACACGGGCGTGGGCACGAACGCCTACTCCCTCATCGGCCAGGGCAAGATAGACCTGGTCATCAGCTCGCGCCCGGAGGACCGGCGCTTCCTCTTCGAGGAGGCGGCGGGCATCATCAAGTACAAGACGCGCAAGCGCGTGGCCATGCGCAAGCTGGAGTCGGCGGACCAGAACATGCTGCGCCTGGGCGACATCATCGCCGAGGTGGAGCGGCAGATGCGCAGCCTGAAGCGGCAGGTGAACGCCGCCATCCGCCACCGGGAGATCACCCAGGCCCTGCGCGAGCTGGAGGTGCGCAACGCGTGGCTCCAGTTCAACGAGCTGAGCGGCCAGATCGCCGACCTGCGGGAGAAGCTGGCCGCCGCCACGGACACCCACGGGAAGCTCTCCGCCGACACCTCGCGCCTGGAGGCGCAGGAGGAGGAGATGAACCTCCAGCGCATCGAGGGGGAGCGCGAGCTCCACGAGCGCCGCGAGCGCGAGCACGCCGTGGACACGGAGATGGAGCGCCTGGAGAGCCAGGCGGCCCTCCTGCGCCAGGAAATCGAATTCTGCAGCCAGCGCGCCCAGTCCGCCGCCGAGGAGCGCCTCTCCCTGGAGGAGCGCGCCAAGGGCTTCTCGCAGGACAAGGGCGCCGCGGGCGAGCGCGCGGAGGCCCTGCGCGCGGAAATCGGGCGGCTGGAGGCCGCCCTCTCGGAGGCGCAGGCCGCCCGCGACGCCGCCGCCGCCGAAACCGCCGGCGCGGAGCACCGCCTGGAGGAGTGCCGCCGCACGGCGCTGGACGCGGTGAACCTCCGCAACCGGTTCCAGACGGAGATTGAGACCCTCGGCGCGACGCTGGCCGGGGTGCTCCAGCAGCTGGAGACCCTCGACACGCAGAGCACCTCGCAGGAGGAGCGCCGCGCGCAGATCGCGGCGCAGGTGGGGGAGACGCGCGCGAAACACGCCGCCACCGAGAAGGACCGGGAGAAGAACGCCGCCGAGCGCGCCAAGCTGGAGGAGAAACGCCGCAAGGCCGCCGCGCGGCTGGCGGAGCTGAACACGAAATGGCAGAACCTCCGCGAGGAGAGGAGCGCCGTCGAGAGCCGCGTCACCTCCCTCAAGGAGCTGCGTGACAGCTATGAGGGCTTCGCCACCGGCGTGCGCGCCGTCATGATGGCCAAGCAGCGCGACTTCCCCGGCATGGGCGGCATCATCGGCCCCGTGGGCGACCTCATCTCGACGGACAACACCTACCTTCAGGCCATTGAGGCCGCCCTCGGCGGAAACATCAACAACGTCATCGTGGAGAACGCCGACGACGCGAAGGCCGCCATCGCTTTCCTCAAGGAGCACAAGGCGGGCCGCGTCACCTTCCTCCCCCTGGACACGATCCGTCCGGGACGCCACGAGGAGGAACTGTCTCTGCGCGGCGTCCGGGGCGTCATCGGCCTCGCGATTGACCGTGTCCAGTGCGAGGCCCGGCTGATGCCCGCCGTGGAGTATCTGCTGTACAACACGGTCATCGTGGAAACCATTGACGACGCCATCCGCATCGCCCGCACGGAGAAGAAGTACCCGCGCATGGTCACCCTGGAGGGCGAGATGATCTCGCCGGCGGGCGCCGTCACCGGCGGCCGCACCCAGCGCGACACGCAGGGCCTCCTCGGCCGCACCGCCGAGATCGAGGATCTGGAGAAACGGGCGGCGCAGGCGAAACAGGACATCGCCGCGACGGTCTCCGAGGCCGCCGGCATCACGGAACGGCAGGAGGCCGCGGCCGCCCAGGCGAAGGAGCTGGACGCGAACGAGAACGCCCTGCGCACCACGCTGAACGAGCTGGGCGTCCTCCTCGCGCGGCAGTCCACGGAGCTGGAAACCCTCGGCAAGACAGGCGACCAGCTTCAGGAGCAGCGGGAGCGCCTCGCGCGCCAGCAGGCCGACCTGGAAGCGCGCCAGGCGGAGGCCCGGGGACGCCTGGAGACCGCCTCCGGCGACGACTCGGCCCACGAGCAGCGCGTCGCCGGGGCGCGGGCCGACTTGGAGGCGCGCCGGACGGTGCTCATGGAGCGCACGGCGGCCCTGTCGGACCTGCGGGTGCGCCTGGCCGAGCTGACGCAGAACCTGGAGGAGGCGGCGCGCCTGCGGGAGCGCGAGGAGCGCGAGCACGAGCAGGCCCTGCGCGAGGCGGAGAAGCGCGTCGGCATGGCGCAGGAGATGCGCGGGCGCATCGCCGAAATCGAGAAAAAGATCGGCGGGCTGCTGGAGGCGGAAAAGGCCCTGTCGGGCGACCGCGAGGCGGCCCACGACCTTGTGCTGGCGTCCCAGCGCGCGCAGCAGGCCCTGATGGAGTCCGTGGAGGCCCTGGGCAAGAAGCTGCGCGGCGTCCGCGACCGCCTGAATTCGGCGCAAAAGGAAATCCACCGGCTGGAGCTGGACTGCACCCAGAAGGAGGACCGCGTCCAGTTCTTCCAGGAGCGGATCGCCGTCGAGTACGGGCTGGCCCTCGGCTCGCTCACGGAGGAGCAGGTGGGCGAGGACGACCTGGACGAGCGGGAGCGCGAGGAGCGCATCAGGCAGCACCGGCAGTCGCTGGAGCGCCTGGGCAACGTGAACCTGGCGGCCATCGAGGAGTACGAGACGCTGGAGAAGCGCGAGAAGTTCCTCAAGGGCCAGGCCGACGACCTCAGCCGCGCCCGCGACGCCCTCCTCGGCGTGGTCAAGCGCATTGACGACACCATCACGCAGATGTTCCTCGACACCTTCAACGAGGTGGCGCGCCACTTCACGGACTACTTCCGCCGCCTGTTCAACGGCGGCCAGGCGCGCATCTACCTCCTCGACGAGACGGACCCGCTGGAGTGCGGCATCGAGATCGAGGCGCGGCCCCCGGGCAAGAAGCCCCAGTCCATCTCGCTCCTGTCGGGCGGCGAGCAGGCCATGACGGCCATCGCCCTCCTCGTGAGCGTCTTCGCCGCCAAGCCCAGCCCCTTCTGCGTGCTGGACGAGGTGGACGCGCCGCTGGACGACGCGAACGTGAAGCGCTTCCTCGACGTCATCGGCGAGTTCACCGAGCACAGCCAGTTCATCATCATCACGCACAACAAGGAGACAATGGCGCGGGCGTCGGCCCTCTTCGGCGTCACCCAGCAGGAGTCCGGCGTCTCCCAGATCGTCTCCGTGCGCCTGGAAGAGGCCCGGGCCGCCAACTGA
- a CDS encoding DUF4034 domain-containing protein, whose translation MARWMLLFAVVGTCFGAVAEGDTVRVPADQPTLPAAVEAAPPGATIELAAGKHLLPAGLRITKPLRIKGESPETTILQTTVLEGETLLADKVDGFTLEGVAIEYTGPAPPEGRTDFPSLLSVAGGRADVSNCVFRNSAGFGVFYKEGAKGSIRKSRVEDCYAIGIYVKDADTSVAVEENEVHKSGREGIVIYEKATAVVAGNRSGANGLSGIMVADTSPDTLTVRGNTCEQNHEDGIRACLRANAHIEGNTCRDNGNRGVAMDTAGTGTVVGNTCTGGQIGVDIRSPGTTVTAEGNICSETSLSGMSVFFGAKGILKGNKCLKNRALGIRVSHWETTAEVLENVCNENAGSGIVVDTGAFAAVRSNECRQNGSFGMLVSDESSSADVSENRLEGNSKGDSQKAEGLPARLQYQVLPFEIGTAFLNRQTRYLDSVATRLRKHRSRYSDGGYQLAHFYDGLLSGSDSLNKDVRPAFREALEKWAGEMPESTTPRIALAMSHVHYAWTARGHGWANEVSPEGWEGFQKHLELAEKWCVETESKPEKDPQLYATWITVAMGNCAEDSVLRGLFEKGFSLDPGYLDLYSSYCQNLLPRWGGGRKQIGQFFAEVHERTRESMGEKMYAMVADVQFCSGAVYGDSADWALVSKGFDQLLEEFPESPFYLNRYCLLACFHKDKEKAKALFDRIGDAPHLPAWEYEQAKFNRARRWARFDAPWPDLFQIEGEPPGNPDERNPTPGAILSRVMRMLVK comes from the coding sequence ATGGCGCGCTGGATGCTGTTGTTCGCGGTGGTTGGCACGTGTTTTGGCGCGGTCGCGGAGGGGGACACGGTGCGCGTGCCCGCCGACCAGCCCACCCTGCCCGCGGCGGTCGAGGCCGCGCCGCCCGGGGCCACCATCGAGCTGGCCGCCGGAAAGCACCTGCTGCCGGCCGGACTGCGCATCACCAAGCCCCTGCGGATCAAGGGCGAATCCCCGGAAACCACGATCCTTCAGACCACCGTGCTTGAGGGAGAGACCCTCCTGGCCGACAAAGTGGACGGGTTCACGCTCGAGGGGGTGGCCATTGAATACACCGGCCCCGCCCCGCCCGAAGGCCGCACGGATTTCCCCAGCCTGCTCAGCGTCGCCGGGGGCCGCGCCGACGTCTCCAACTGCGTCTTCCGCAACAGCGCCGGGTTCGGGGTTTTCTATAAGGAAGGAGCGAAGGGATCCATCCGGAAGAGCCGCGTGGAGGACTGCTACGCGATCGGCATCTATGTAAAGGACGCGGACACCTCCGTTGCCGTCGAGGAAAACGAGGTGCATAAGAGCGGTCGAGAGGGCATTGTCATTTACGAGAAAGCCACGGCGGTTGTCGCGGGCAACCGCAGCGGCGCGAACGGACTCAGTGGAATCATGGTTGCCGACACGTCCCCGGACACACTGACTGTTCGGGGGAACACATGCGAGCAGAACCATGAGGACGGCATTCGTGCATGCTTGCGGGCCAATGCGCACATTGAGGGCAACACATGCCGGGACAACGGAAATCGTGGTGTGGCGATGGACACGGCCGGCACTGGCACCGTGGTTGGCAACACCTGCACGGGCGGCCAGATCGGAGTGGACATCCGCTCTCCGGGAACCACCGTCACTGCGGAGGGAAACATCTGTTCCGAAACCAGCCTGTCCGGTATGTCCGTGTTTTTCGGGGCCAAGGGGATCTTGAAGGGAAACAAATGCCTGAAAAACAGGGCCTTGGGGATTCGCGTTTCCCATTGGGAAACCACGGCGGAGGTCTTGGAGAATGTCTGCAATGAGAACGCCGGGTCCGGGATCGTGGTGGACACCGGTGCCTTTGCGGCAGTGCGGTCGAATGAATGCCGTCAAAACGGTTCCTTCGGAATGCTTGTCAGCGATGAATCATCAAGTGCTGACGTGTCCGAGAACCGTCTGGAGGGAAATTCCAAAGGAGATAGCCAGAAGGCTGAAGGCCTTCCCGCACGGCTCCAGTATCAGGTTCTTCCCTTTGAAATCGGCACGGCTTTCCTTAATCGGCAGACCCGGTATTTGGACAGTGTCGCGACCCGTTTGAGGAAGCACAGAAGCAGGTATTCGGACGGCGGGTACCAGCTGGCGCATTTTTACGACGGTCTCCTGTCAGGAAGCGACAGTCTCAACAAGGATGTCAGGCCGGCCTTCAGGGAGGCGCTGGAAAAATGGGCCGGTGAGATGCCCGAGAGCACCACTCCCCGCATCGCCTTGGCCATGTCTCATGTTCACTATGCATGGACGGCGCGGGGCCACGGTTGGGCAAACGAAGTGTCCCCGGAAGGCTGGGAAGGCTTTCAAAAGCACTTGGAATTGGCGGAGAAGTGGTGCGTTGAAACGGAGTCCAAACCGGAAAAAGACCCACAGCTTTATGCGACATGGATTACGGTCGCGATGGGAAACTGCGCCGAGGACAGCGTGCTGCGCGGACTTTTTGAGAAGGGTTTCTCGCTTGACCCTGGGTACTTGGACCTGTACTCCAGCTACTGCCAGAACCTATTGCCGCGATGGGGGGGCGGTCGGAAGCAGATAGGGCAGTTTTTCGCCGAAGTGCATGAGCGCACCCGGGAGTCCATGGGGGAGAAGATGTATGCAATGGTGGCTGATGTACAGTTCTGCTCCGGGGCGGTGTACGGGGATTCGGCGGACTGGGCGTTGGTTTCCAAGGGGTTTGACCAGTTGCTGGAGGAATTCCCGGAATCTCCCTTCTACCTGAACCGCTACTGTCTGCTGGCCTGCTTCCACAAGGACAAGGAGAAGGCAAAGGCGCTGTTTGACCGCATTGGGGACGCGCCGCACCTGCCCGCGTGGGAGTATGAGCAGGCAAAGTTCAACCGGGCGCGCCGCTGGGCGCGGTTTGACGCGCCCTGGCCCGATCTGTTCCAGATAGAGGGCGAGCCGCCGGGGAATCCGGATGAGCGGAACCCGACGCCTGGGGCCATCCTTTCCCGCGTGATGCGAATGCTCGTGAAATAG
- a CDS encoding ParA family protein: MSRIVAIANQKGGVGKTTTSVNLAACLAAGGRRVLLVDLDPQGNATQGVGLEKGTVTHTTYDLLVNHISLAEAVAPTEVPGLFAVPSNRELVGAEVELVGAEGRESRLRNALASAREAYDWTVVDCPPSLSLLTLNGLVAADGMIIPLQCEYYALEGLSELLNTFVLVRDRFNPGLSVLGVLLTMFQHTNLSRQVVDDVRAHLGGRVFETVIPRNVSLSEAPSFGRPISQYDPKSAGAQAYAALAQEVLARV, from the coding sequence ATGAGCCGTATCGTGGCGATAGCGAACCAGAAGGGCGGGGTGGGAAAGACCACCACCTCCGTCAACCTTGCGGCGTGTCTTGCGGCGGGGGGGCGGCGGGTGCTGCTGGTGGACCTGGACCCGCAGGGGAACGCCACGCAGGGCGTGGGACTGGAGAAGGGGACGGTGACCCACACGACCTATGACCTGCTGGTGAACCACATTTCCCTGGCGGAGGCGGTGGCGCCGACGGAGGTGCCGGGGCTGTTCGCAGTGCCGTCGAACCGGGAACTGGTGGGGGCGGAGGTGGAGCTGGTGGGGGCGGAGGGGCGCGAGTCGCGCCTGCGGAACGCGCTGGCGTCCGCGCGGGAGGCCTACGACTGGACCGTGGTGGACTGTCCGCCGTCGCTGAGCCTGCTGACGCTGAACGGGCTGGTCGCCGCGGACGGCATGATCATCCCGCTGCAGTGCGAGTACTACGCGCTGGAGGGGCTCAGCGAGCTGCTGAACACCTTCGTGCTGGTGCGCGACCGGTTCAATCCGGGGCTGTCGGTGCTGGGCGTGCTGCTGACGATGTTCCAGCACACGAACCTGTCGCGGCAGGTGGTGGACGATGTGCGGGCCCATCTGGGCGGGCGCGTCTTCGAGACGGTGATCCCGCGCAATGTGAGCCTCAGCGAGGCCCCCAGTTTTGGGCGGCCCATATCCCAGTACGACCCGAAGTCCGCCGGGGCGCAGGCCTACGCCGCCCTGGCCCAGGAGGTGCTCGCCCGTGTCTGA